The Priestia megaterium NBRC 15308 = ATCC 14581 region CGACGAGTACGAAGGAAAGATCTGCAAAGACGGAGGAGAAATCTCTATTTCTTCTCCTAAAGAAGCTAAGCGCCAGGGCATCGGCATTGTACATCAAGAAGTCGATGTAGCGCTGATTCCTTCGCTGTCAGTAGCTGAAAACATTGTGTTAGACGTACAGGCTTCTAATAAAAGTAAGGCATTTGTAAACTGGAAATCTATTTATAAGAAAGCGGAAGAAGCCCTTTCTTTACTTGGTTCTTCTTTATCCGTTAAAAAAAATGTCATTGATCTAACTCTATCAGAAAAACAGCAGGTGCTTATTGCACGTGCAATTGTACAGAATGTTGATTATTTAATTTTGGATGAACCAACCGCACCTCTTAGTGTGGAAGAGACGAAACAATTGTTTTCTGTGATGAGAGAGCTGAAGAAAAGCGGAGTAGGCATTATTTATATTTCACATCGCCTTCAAGAAGTGGTTGATATTTGCGACCGCTTAACGGTGTTAAAGGACGGACGCTATGTAGCTACAAAAGAAACTTCACATACATCAATTGAAGACGTGATTACGCTCATGCTAGGAACGTCTTCTGTAAAGCAGTGGGTCAAAAAATCAGTAGAATTTGGAAACGAACTTTTACATGTAGAAGCATTATCTCTTCCAGGGCGCCTTTCGAATATCTCTTTTCATGTAAAAGAAGGAGAAGTAGTCGGTATTGCAGGACTTGTAGGAGCGGGGAAAACGGAGCTTTGCCGAAGTCTATTTGGTTTAGAGCAATATGTGAGCGGCAGCGTTCGGTTAAAAGACAAGAAACTAAAGTTGAATAAGCAGCCGTATTATTATATTGCACAAGGTCTTTCTCTTGTTCCTGAAGAACGAAGAAAAGAAGGAATTTTTGTTCATGAATCGATTGCCGATAACTTAGTTTTGCCAAGTCTGTCCCGCTTTACAAAGTATTCGTTTTTAAAGCGAGGAAAGATCAAAGAAAAAGCGCAGAAAACGACTGGGCAAGTGGGCGTAAAGTCTCATTCTATCGAGCAGTCAGTTGGAACGTTAAGCGGTGGAAATCAGCAAAAAGTAGCAATCGGAAAATGGCTTGTTACGGACTCTGACGTACTGCTGTTTGATGAACCAACTAAAGGAGTTGATGTCGGCTCTAAGCGAGAGATATTCGACTTAATTACAAATCTTGTGTCGCAGAAAAAAGGCGTTGTTTATGCAACCTGTGAATTTGAGGAGCTGCTAGGGGTAGCGGATCGAATTTATGTTATGTACAACGGAAAAATCGTGAAAGAATTATCCAAAGAAGAAGCAACTAGTGAAAAATTATTTTATTATACAGCAGGAGGAGTAAAAGGATGAGTGCGGAGTATGTAACAGAACCTGTAGCGAAACCAAAGAGAAAAATAAGTGTTTTCGACTTTTTTTATAAATATGGGACAGTCTTAATGATTTTTGTTATTATGATTATCTTCTCCATTGCCACACCTAACTTTTTAACAGGAGAAAACATTAGTGATATCCTGCGCTCTATTTCCATTGTTACCTTAATAGCGCTTGGTGTAACGATATCGTTAACCGTCAACGGACTCGATTTATCTGTAGGGTCTACGGCGGGGTTAGCCACTATTTTATCAGCCTCTATGCTTGTTTTACACAGACAAGAAATTGCAGTCGCTATCATTGTTCCGATTATTGCATCGCTTGTTATCGGGTTAGTAAATGCTTTTTTAGTAGTGAAAGTAAAGATTCCTGATATTTTAGCAACTCTTTCAATGATGTTCATCGTACAGGGGATTTTATTAACGTATACAAAAGGCTCAGCTATTTATACCAATATGCCTTTACCAGGCGGAGACAGAGCTCCGGGAATTTTTATTCCATCTTTCCTTGCACTGGGGCAAGGTCATTTACTAGGTATTCCTGTCCCGGTTATCATTATGCTGTTGACTGTGCTGCTTGTTCATATCGTTTTTTCCTATACGAAGTTTGGGCGTTTTTTCTACGTAACAGGAGGGAACATAGAAGCAGCAAGACTTTCGGGTGTACCGGTTAATCGTTACCGTATGTATGCCTATATGTTTTCAGGTTTGCTTGCTGGAATTGGAGGAGTCGTTTTAGCTGCCCGTATTGGAGTAGGAGAAGTGAACGCCGGCTCACCATTTTTAATGGATGCCGTAGCTGCTACATACATTGGCTTCTCCGTATTTGGAGCAGGGAAACCGAATGTATTCGGGACGCTGATTGGCTCTATCTTAATTGGTGTGCTGTTAAATGGGT contains the following coding sequences:
- a CDS encoding sugar ABC transporter ATP-binding protein, translating into MTNELSMKNITKNFGSFQALSKVDFTVQKGEIHALLGANGAGKSTLMKILCGAYDEYEGKICKDGGEISISSPKEAKRQGIGIVHQEVDVALIPSLSVAENIVLDVQASNKSKAFVNWKSIYKKAEEALSLLGSSLSVKKNVIDLTLSEKQQVLIARAIVQNVDYLILDEPTAPLSVEETKQLFSVMRELKKSGVGIIYISHRLQEVVDICDRLTVLKDGRYVATKETSHTSIEDVITLMLGTSSVKQWVKKSVEFGNELLHVEALSLPGRLSNISFHVKEGEVVGIAGLVGAGKTELCRSLFGLEQYVSGSVRLKDKKLKLNKQPYYYIAQGLSLVPEERRKEGIFVHESIADNLVLPSLSRFTKYSFLKRGKIKEKAQKTTGQVGVKSHSIEQSVGTLSGGNQQKVAIGKWLVTDSDVLLFDEPTKGVDVGSKREIFDLITNLVSQKKGVVYATCEFEELLGVADRIYVMYNGKIVKELSKEEATSEKLFYYTAGGVKG
- a CDS encoding ABC transporter permease is translated as MSAEYVTEPVAKPKRKISVFDFFYKYGTVLMIFVIMIIFSIATPNFLTGENISDILRSISIVTLIALGVTISLTVNGLDLSVGSTAGLATILSASMLVLHRQEIAVAIIVPIIASLVIGLVNAFLVVKVKIPDILATLSMMFIVQGILLTYTKGSAIYTNMPLPGGDRAPGIFIPSFLALGQGHLLGIPVPVIIMLLTVLLVHIVFSYTKFGRFFYVTGGNIEAARLSGVPVNRYRMYAYMFSGLLAGIGGVVLAARIGVGEVNAGSPFLMDAVAATYIGFSVFGAGKPNVFGTLIGSILIGVLLNGLTMLNVPYYMQDIIKGAVLAGALALTYYRSKQTSTAV